Genomic segment of Schistocerca nitens isolate TAMUIC-IGC-003100 chromosome 9, iqSchNite1.1, whole genome shotgun sequence:
gggggctaggtcaagtgtgacagccatggatggtctccccaaccccagcaaatcgtggagcttcgccgaaccgccttcgtgtccagcgactaactgcacttctgtcgacagcagatactGCATAGACTTTACAcgagcagtgagaaattcaatgacggcacgttgcttgtaacgttcaTCACCTATAGACACTATTTTAAAACTGTTCAGCAGCTACGCTctgtgtcggaagtgacggaaacatgacacgctcattcaggagacttcaaataatacacgcGTAGCGTTTCGCATTCGTGTTTTCGGCTGATAAAAAAAGTACgtttcattactttctgggcaaccttcgtattAAACAAACAAAGCAACACACTGATGCAGGTTATATAAACAAAGGAAGAAAGATGAATACGGGTACACATAGAAACACCCTTAAATATTCAGGAGACATAGCCTCCCGATCAGATTcacttataattaaaagaggaaatcAGTAATGAATTTAGCCGAGAGTTCATAGTTAATAACTTTGCTCAGCTGCAGGTAGAAGCTCCATTACCTAATCTGACACCGGATTCGGTGGGTAGCCAACTAGAAGACTCAAATTAATCGCAGAGTTTGAAATCACCTCGCTCTCACCAAGGGCAAAATGTCAAATTAAAACACAAACATGCTAACTATATCACAACACATAACATAAACTCTGGAAAGCTGGAAAGCTCAAAAACTTCACAAATGAATTGGACCGACAAAACGCCATAGTAGCAGGactccaagaaatgagaaatacagcagaagatccTTTTGAATCTCAAAGTTATATAATTTACAATGGAAAACCAGAACAAAGTGTTATCGAACAGAGTCAACTATTCGGAGCAGGATTACAGTCAATTTGAAAATCATAGATTGAATAACCGATTTCAAAACTATTTCTTCACGAATCGCAACTGTCTCTGAAACACATAAACAAGATCTACGCTATCATAAACGCCCATGTCCCTACCAATGAGAAATTTTTTTAACGAGTTCTATGGTAGAAGTAGAAAAAttatgggatgttttggatcagACAATAAATCTAGTCAGTAAATATCTTATTAGGAGACATATtaattggagattttaatgcccaactGGGAAAGGAAACGAAGTACAGAGATATAACTGGAAAATGTGCTCCACAGAAACAAACTTATAGAAACGAACAAAGACTCGTTGAAAAATCCAGAAACCATGGGATCATCTTTAAATctacatattttaaaagaaaaccaagaaaatttatgacatggaaacatccagattgGATAAGTGGAAAGGGGCAGTTGGGCCATGTCTGCATGGACAAATTTTTGCATAAAGAAATTCGAAATGTTAAagtagtgagtgagagagagagagagagagagagagagagagagagaggtttagaTCATTATTTggtcaaaatcaaaatcaaattcaccCCATTAAGGAAAAAAAGACAGAGAGCAATTGGAGGTAAAAGAAAGtatgataaattaataagaaatgacagatatcagaaaaacacacaaaataaaatagtaacGAATAATCTTGAGGCACTAATACTAGTTTTAAAACAATAAGCTGAAAAATCGGCCTCTGTAAGTCAACGTAGAAAACATGCCTGGTGGACTACGGAAAGTGATGAAATTCATGATGAAAGACGTCAAGCTTGGACAAAATTTCAAactcacaaaacagaagaaaatgcaactAACCTCaaacaatcagaaaaaaatatctCAAATTATCAGAAAAACAAAGCAGCAACATCCAAAGTATCTACAGAGTTGCACTGAAGAAAACTACTACAAACGAATCCCAGAGAGTACTTCGAAGCCTTTGGTAAACAATTACGTAATTACAAGCCTCCCACACTATAGCTGAGTAATAAAGATGCAAGAATAGCCCATAATAACAAGgacaatgcagaaatcatggcagaaGAATTCAACAGGCTCTTCAACTGTGATGAACTTGAAAAGCTTTTAACAATAGACACAACCACCCCTTTAAAAACAAAACCAGAAGATATACACCCACCCTCAGtacaagaaatagaaattgcaCTTCAAGGAATGAGAAGCCACAAAGTATGTGGTGAAAATCAAGTATTTTCGGAAATGAAGTATGCTGTTAAAACAATTCAGACATCTTTACATACTGTTTTACAAAAAATTTGGGCAACTGGAAAAATTCCAGAAGAATGGACCACAGCTATAATTAACCCACTTTATAAGAAAGGAGGCAAAAGTGATCCATACAACAACAGAGGAATCTCGCTCTTGGACTGTACCTACAAGATTTTATCTCAGATTTAACACAATAGGATCACCGAGCAACTGGATAAGGAACTGGGTGAttaccaaggaggcttcagaccttggagaaTCTGTCCCGAGCAAATAATTACTCTGAAATTGAACATGGCTTATTGCCGCAAACTAAACAAGCCACTCTCAACTACATGTTtagattttaagaaagcatatGAGTTTATCTATAGACCCTCACTGTTAACAATTTTGAGACATTTCGGACTCCacccaaaattaattaaactgacatAACTTACGTTAACAAACCCAAATCTGGAAATTAAGTTCGGAAGGAAACTTTCTCAATCATTCTTGGCAAATATTGGTTTAAGACAGGAAGACGCCGTGTCAACACTCAATTATACGCTTCaatacataatgagggaatggtacaaggacaatccaagaAACATTAAGGTTAGAAAACAAAAATATAGCGAAAAGTTGAACcgtataggggtagcgtctttgattagtaatcgaaacgtcGTGTCATCGGTCAcggattcgaaacccgccaccgcttaaattttgatttatGATCAGCACTGGCGACCGAAGACTTACGGCATAGGAAGTCACCCTCACTCAGCTAACGTTCTTGTCAAATAGGGTGGagtagcagacagaggttcagtgcactctcttgtcctaagagagggaaacagcccctaaaggcggaagaatcagcaacgatcaacggtatgaggatgcagaaggcaatggaaaccaatgcattgaagacacgtaacgtgtatctacaggacatgtgacctgtaattaaagaagtgtcatgatgatctctccattggcataaTATTCTTGAATAGCCCGCATTCGGATCTCGGATCTCCatgaggggactaccaagggggagatgaccatcagaaaaatattgaataatcaacagaCGTCGGTGcgcagaatgtcagaagcttgaacgtggtagggaaaccagaaaatcttaaaagggaaatgcaaaggctaaatctagatataataggggtcagtgaagtgaaatggaaaaaagacaagaatttctgcaCAGATGAGTATTGGCCGatatcaacagcaggagaaaatggtgcaacgagagtaggattcattatgaataggaaggtacggcagagtgtgttactgtgaatagttcagtgaccaggttgttctaatcagaatcgacagcaaatcatcgacaacgatagttcaggcatatatgccgacgtcgcaagcagaagatgagatagagaaagaatatgaagatattgaaaggataatactgcACGGAAAgggtatgaaaatctaatagtaatggggggctggaattcagttgtaggggaaggaacagaaggaaaggttgcaggagaatatgggtttgagacaaggaatgagagaggagaaagactaattgaggtctgcaataaaattcagctagtaacagcgaatactctgttcaagaatcacaagaggaggaggtatacttggaaaaggctgggtgatacggggagatttcaattatattacatcatgatcagacagagattctgaaatcagacactggattgcaaggcgtatcgAGGAAgtggtatagactcagatcacaatttagtagtgacgtAGAGTAGACTGAAGTGAAAGAGATTAGTCACGAAGGGTCAAcacgcaaagatgtgggatacggaagtactaagcaatgacgagatacacttgaagttctctaaagctatagacacggcaataaggaatagctgagtaggcagtactgttgaaaaAGAATAGCCATCTCTAAAcagggcaatcacggaagttggaaaaaacgaaggtaCAAAGaatataactgcgaagaaaccatgggtaacagaagaaatatttctgctgatcgatgaaaggaggaagtacaaaaaagttccgggaaactcaggaatacagaaatacacgtcgctgaggaatgaaaaaaaaaatagaaacttcacagaagctaagACGAACTGACTGTTGGAAGGACTGAATTAGCatataggaaactcaaaacaaccaaTTAAAAACAAggggagtgcaacgggaattacactgttaaatgcagaggagagaggagataggtggaaagaatacattgaagacctCTGCGAGGGGGAAGATTCGTcggatgtgatagaggaagaaacaggagtcgatttagaagaggcgggtgatccagtattacagtcagcCTTTAAGAGAGtgttggagaacttaagatcaaataggtCAGATggaatacataacattccatctgaatttataaaatcattgggggagttggcaacaaaacgagtattccaGTTGgtatgtaaaatgtatgagtctggcgaccatctgactgtcggaaaaaacatcattcacacaattccgaagactgcaaaagctggcaagtgtgagaattatcgcacaatcagcttaacagctcatgtaacaagtcattcacaagaataatatactgaagaatggaaaagaaaattaaggatgtttagatgacgatcagtttggctttaggaaaaaggcaccagagaggtaattctgacgttgcggttgataatagaagcgagaccaaagaaaaatcaagacgtgtTCAGAGGATTTGTGAAcctggaaaatggtgcaagatgttcaaaattctgagaaaaatagaggtaagctgtaggcagtgacgggtaatatacaatatgcacaagagacaagagggaataataagagtgaacgaccaataAGATGCGCTTGGATTAAAGAGGGTGTcaggcagggatgtagtctgtcgccactactgttcaatctgtacatcgaagaagcaatgaaggaaataagagaggagatTCAGTAGTGATATtaacattcaaggtgaaaagatgacaatgatatgattcgctggtgacattgttatcctgagtgaaagtgaagaagaattacatgatctgctgaatggaatgaatagtctaatgagtacagagtacggattgagagtaaactgaagaaagacgaaagtaatgaaaggtaactgaaattagaacagcgagaaacttaacatcaggactgatggtcacgaagtagatgaaggaattctactaccaaggcagcaaaataaccaatgacggttggagcaaggaggatatcaaaagcagactagcaatggtgaAAAGGacagtcctggccaagagaagtctactggtatgaaacataggccttaatatgagaaagaaatttctgagaaagtacgtttcaGAGCACGGTACTGTAtagtagtgaaccatggactgtggagaaaacaggaacataagagaatcggagcatttgagatgaggtgctacagatgaatgttgaaaattatgtgaactgataaggtaaggaatgaacaggttctgtgaagaatcggagaggaaaggaatatgtggaaaacagtgactaggagaagggagaggatgataggacatatgttaagacatcaatgAAAGATTTCCACggtgttagagggagctgtagagggcaagaactgcaaaggaggacagagattggaatacacccggcaaataaccgaggacgtaggttgcaagtgctactctgggatgatgaggttggcacaggagaggaattcgtggcgcgccggatcaaaccagtcacaagactcatgactcaaaagaaaaaaagaaagtatttgctgatgacctcactcttttcaccaacattcaagaaaccaaacaacaaataCAATCATTATAGGAAATAGTCTAGAGAACTGACCTtaaaatatcttatgaaaaaacagaaataatgctaacGGAACCGCCATtggcaaacaaaattagaattggAGAACACAACATTAAAATTGTTGAAAAGTTTAAATACTTGGGATAAATAATAACACACAACCTGAAGGAGATAACATCATGGCAGCGTAAACAAACTGATTAAAACACATTATGTTCTCAAGAAGACATATAACAAAAAATGCCTCTCAATAACCACAAATCTGGAACACTACAAAAGTCACACAGCCGCATATAACATATGTTAGCTAAACCAATTCCGCAtgtagtgacgcctatgggctgaggatgacgcggcggccagtcggtaccgttgtgccttccaaggcctattcggacggagttaagtttaGTGAAACTATATTTAAAACAACCAACACTGTAGCAGTACACAGActcctcaaaacagaaaaaaagattaGGCAGAACATGCacaaataaaaaataccaaaaaggCTGAGTTTGAAAAATAACTTGAAACGAAACAGTTGATAAAGAAGTAGACCCAATGACAATTACAATGAAAAGAAAGAGGTCTCTTTCCTAGGAGATTTGATCAGGACAACGGAAAATAGAATTAGCAGGAGAAAAATTGAGAAGAATGATTTGATGGATCGCAGGGATCAAGGAGGACATGATGGAATTACAAATTACGATGGAGGATTTGAAGGGCAATACAGACGCGCTCAAGATACTTCAGGACAAACATATCACAGTACCAATAAAATTAGAATAGAGTGGGAAGGGTCATTTTGGATGAGGGGAGAAGGGCACAATCTGAAAGACTGAAGAACTATTGGGCCAAGAAGAAACAAAAGATCCTGATTCATAATATTGACTAAAGTGATCCAATGTAAtccataaaataaaacagaaaaagtaaTAAGATCCAACAAAGGAGCAGGGGAGATTAAAAATAATCCTCTGTAGGAGTTACGTAAAATAAACATGTCACCTGTTACGTGATCAGAATGAATTGTCTGTCTAATGTGTTTCGCTTCACAGGTGCCAACAGAAGAAATGGAACATAAGAACCGATGTGCCCATTAATCCGTGACGACTGTCGCATTGCTAGCTCTCAGCATACCTGTATATTGTAACAGGTGTTTCTTTTGCTGTTAACGTAACGACAATGGCTACCAGAATACTGACCGAAAAACTGATTCCTGTGAGGTGCCGGCCGAGTATAAAAGGCTTGTGACTTGCTACCTTCATTAGTCTACTGGTGCTCTTAGCAGGGAAATAACAATGGCCCACTCACAGGTGAGGTGCCAGTGTTTATTCGTGCGTCGACTCTGAATATCAGAAAAGTAATATAACGAACAGGTTTCTTAATTTGGGGCTGGTAATTTCTCAGTACAAAGCCCTATTACGCGAATCAGAAATTTCTTGATAACTGGAAAATGTAGTTAACACAACCACTATGTAAATAGACCATATGTTAAACAAATGCTTCAATTGAAAAGTCGGTAGAAGTTTCCTTGGCTAAATAATATAGTGTCAAAATCACTATAGAAAAGAGATGGCTTATAAGGCTTGAAGTTATCAGTTAGTGAATAACAGTGATAGCCAGGAAAAAATTAATTGTCTTATCTGAGTTTCGAACAGTGCAACATAAGAGATATTTTTCGATATTCTATCATGAATGTGAACTGGCAATTGAAATAGAATAGAGTATCCCTATAGATAAAACAATTCCGTTAAGTCAGTAGGCGTCGAGATTTAGAGGGAGACATTAGAAAATTTGTCAAATAGCTAGTATTTATTtgtgagaaacacacacacacacacacacacagagagagagagagagagagagagagagagagagagcacaagaaTATTCCTTCTAGCTGAACACTGTTTTCTTGTTCATTTGCGTTCAGCAAACAAACAGTAACTTTACCGTTGTACAAGGTGAACACTGAGTCGACGGacaaatgttctgagttttttgaCGGATAGTTTCTgagtgaaactacctggcagattaaaactgtgtgcgggaccgagactcgaactccggacctttgcctttcgcgggcaagtgctctaccaactgagctacccatgcacgactcacgcccgtcctcacagctttaattccgccagtacctcgtctcccaccttccaaacttcacagaagctctcctgcgaaccatgcagaactagcactcctggaagaatggatattgcggagatatggcttagccacagcctgggggatatttctagaatgatagttttaatctgccaggaagtttcatatcagcgcacacttcgctgtagagtgaaaatttcattctagtttctGAGTGCTTTGATTTGAGAGACCCGTGTTCTCCTGTGACCCATTCGAAACAGTAATGTAATTGTGATTTATTCGGCTTGTTCCCCCAATTATCTTTGTGACTGTACATATATGGTACCTTCACAACGGCGAAAAACCCTTTCATATGAAATCAAAAGGCTTGGAACACAAACGACAGAGcgatgcaacaatttgcggaagcaaAAGTTCTATGTTATCGTAGAACTATCACTGCCGTAAGTACAAAATCGAGACAGTAGCGAGAATTACTGAATGCCAACTTAAGGGCGACGAATGAAGTGGGCGTTACTGTTGTCAGTAGCAAGTGAACagaacagatttgtttccaaacaagatacgAAGCTCATattgtcgacatttgcactgttgtacaCATATAAATACAATACAACCATGAAACGGGCCACCGGAAAGCGTGGATACTTCAGACCAAGTtggtcagaaaatatccctgaagaaACTCCGAAAAATTCGAGATCACTCCATATTTGTCCGGTGAAAATATCGGCTGGGTAAGAGTAGGAAAGAGAGGAAGCAAATTGTGTTATTATCCTGGTGGTACTGTGCATGCAGATGTCAGCTGCCCTCCTGCTGGTGGTCGTCGCCTCTGTATGTCGGCAGTCACACAGCTGGCACGGACACACCTATGCCCACCAGACAGCTCCAGTCGTGGGGCCTGCTCATCCAGTCCACGTTGGAGGCCACGCTGTCGACTATGTGGTAAGTGACATTAAACATGGCCGCCAGAATACTCAGCGAGAACAGTCAAATTTTTCTCATCATTGACTGTTGTCTGGAATTCGAGGTCATATTTCTCATTCCATGTGGAATTTACTGTCGCTTTAGTTAAAGAGTAAAATCTTCCACCACACAATGGCTTCACCAGCGTAGCTTGTACTGCATCACCATCCAGAATTATTAGGCGATCTGTCACACTAGAAAATGAGGATTTCGTTTCTCCTCAACTTATTTATTTCAGGTATCAGATGTCTCTTTTCATCATATAATGAATAGTATAGcgaaattaattttgtttatgtttgtttttgtaTCTTTTTAGTATTAAAAACACAAGCACaatcacagacacagacacacacacaaacacacacacacacactcacacacacacacacacacacgcacacacagagagagggagagagagagagagagagagagagagagagagagagagagagagtcgtgtTTCAGTAGACTACTTCCAACCTAGCATTCAAATCAAAACTATATCTACAACTGTTCAAATATTATACTATGGCTATTCGGAAACTAAGTTCCgactgatcgcgaaatggaaaccactatgaaaatcagaaatattttatctgcaacagttagctacagcttccagccactgctctacgtagtcaccactccgacttagacatttgtcgtagcgttgtaccaactttccaataccctcgtcatagaaggcagccgcctgtgcttcccgccaactCTCtgcgctcatctatagctcgttgtctgtgcgaaaatgttgtcttcatagccagtacttaatgtgagcagagactaaacacagagggagccaattacgggctgtagtgcgggtgattaaacacttcccatcgaaaacgctgcagtagcATTTTCATACCCCCTGCAGATTGTGACCGTGAATTGTCACAAAGTAGGAACCGTataacagttctgtaatgtgggctgcataacatcaggcgaaatccctcaccaggacctcatatttggcgggagacactattttctacgcatctttatgtgctcgccatgcgctcagaactgaaaagagcgaagtgatgcagcCGACAGCCATACCAGAGACACCGtacaacacatatgtgcaaagatttattagattttcacagtggtttccatttcttgaccgatcggaacttattttccgAAGATCCCTCGTATAAGCGCTGATAACTGGTATTTTCCATATTATgaatgtccgccctcggtagctgagtggtcagcgcgacagaatgtcaatcctaagggtccggggtcgattcccggctgggtcggagattttctccgctcacggactggatgttctgttgtcctaatcatcatcctttcatccccatcgacgcgcaagtcaccgaagtggcgtcaaatcggaagacttgcacccagcgaacggtcaatccgacgggaggccctagtcacacgacatttacattttatattgTGAATTATTAGGAAAATACCTACATCGGATATGTAGCATACAAAACGCATGTGGCGAGGAAAATGTATGTGTCTATTCAGTCTTCTGGGAGGGCAAGAAACTTGACTACTTTGAAACACAGCTATTCCGCTCACGAGAAGACAGACGCTCACATAATATTATGGGATAAAAACGTTGTGATTAACATCCGTTCTAGTAGTAATTAAAGGATTATTTACAAAGTTTGGAGCTTAGTTATCGATATGGAATACTAACTGTTGCATATTAAGATAGATAAACTAATAGCACACTACAAAAATACCTGAAGTATCTAAAGTCAGTAGTTGTCGATCTGTGTGTTTTCAGTCATCCTGTACTAACGGCTGGACTACTAAAGACGCCAAAATATCAGAAGTCTTAATATTTCATTCACTACTTTCTAAGCAACCTCACTGAGAAAGTGAACCTTGAGCTTTCTCTATCTACACAGATCATTTTAGAAAGGACAAGAATTGCTAATAGTCGTATACATGGAAGTACCACGCAGTCATTAACTATTATTCCGAAATTCCAGAATATACGAATGAAATGATGTTTTTGCAGTTATTAGTATATCtaagctaacggccttgccgcagtggtaacaccggttcccgtcagatcaccgaatttaagcgccttcgggctgggctagtacttggatgggtgaccatccggtctgtcgagcgctgttggcaagtggggtgcactcagcctttgtgagggaaactgaggagctacttgattgagaagtagcggctccggtctcgtaaagtgacataaggccgggagagcggtgtaatgACAACAAGCCCCTCCATATacgcaaccagtgacgcctgtgggctgaggatgacacggcggccggtcggtaccgttgggccttcaagacctGCTCGGACGGAGTTCAGTTTTAGTATACCTTGAGTACTGGACGTAATTACTGTCTTTTATGTTTTCGGTATTTCGTTAACAAGTCACAGCAAGCCGTTGAAAAATGGCTTAGCTCTGACATTAAGGAAATCATACAATTGCTACTAAACACTCGCTAATGTCTTCTCGTATTGCTAAGCGGTATGTAAAATGCTTCGTCGTAATGAGGTCAAGACTTTGTTGAATGAGATATCTAATACTTTTGATTGTTGCAGGCATACCCGAAGTACGAGTTCGAGTACGGGGTGTCTGACGGGCACACAGGGGACCACCACTCCCAGAAGGAGCACCGCGACGGAGACGTCGTGACGGGCGAGTACTCGCTCAAGGAGGCGGACGGCAGCGTGCGCACCGTCAAGTACCACGCCGACAAGTCCGGCTTCCACCCCGTCGTGCACCACTCGCACCACGGTGAGTACCCCGAGATACTCTTGAAACGACAGGCTTCCTAAGCTACAGGTAACTCTTCTGCTATAGTAATGTCATTGTACACCTGTCGCTGACAAAAATGAAGAACGCCACTCCGACGCAATGAAACAGTACTGACGTTTTCCACAGAGACCAAGAGTAACACTATGTAATTACAACATAGACGACACGTTCAGGGTTTTGTTCTATCTTACTCTAGAATCATCAATTAATTATATTACTTTTCGTCTTTATGCTGAgaaattttccaaaatttgattAAGGAAGGGTGATTAGGATTTGACTTCCTATTGACGGCTGATAATTAAAAATGGATCCTAATTTCATACGGGGAAATGAGGAAGGAATTGGGGTTCAGATCTCCGATCGGCTACTAATTTAGGTGAGAGTTCCTTTCGAAAATATTTCTCCTATTGTCTTCTCATGTAAATTAGAACGGCCGAACGGAGATCTGAACCCCACTTCTTTCAGAGACGTGTCCAATCTGCTACCTGTTGCGAGCCGTCAATCAGGTTTTACACAGTTTTACACGGTTTATAAATTTATTATCTGGAACCCAGAAATGTTCTTTGCTGCATTTTACAAAACAAGTTTGTTCAGGAACGGATTATAATAACCGAACTACGTAATAAAATACAACCAAAGTTTCTTCATAATGCGTAAGTGCCCTGATGGATATGCGTGTTATGGTTATCGATACTGTGCTCTCAGTTTACAATGTGAAATGGCATTATAGATGATAAATTAATTCTCTAGCTCACAGCGCCACATTTCACTTCGCTGACTCGTTGTTCTGTGTGCTGACTAAGATATTTTTAAGCATTGATTGTGTTGAGTTATTAGGATCCAGAATAAATGGCTAAGAGGTTTGTGTTTGGAATTAATCTTTCACTCACAGTTACTAAAATGAATGgagttttgtgtgtgcgtgtggttgtgtcgaggCTTCAGGATCGAGGATTAATGGCTAAGGGATTTGTTTTTGGAATGAATCTTCCATTCTGCATCAGTTGTGTGGTGTTCCCAACTTTCCTCGTGGATTAAAAATGTGTCCCTGCCGGGACTCCAGGACTCCAACCAGATTTTCGCAGGCATGCTCTTACTGACGATTTCTTCGTAATTCGATTTCTTCGAAGAGCGCTAGTCAAGCCAGTTaagcaggagagcttccgtgacgCTCGGAACAAATGGGGAGGAAATAGCGCGAGTGAAACCGTAAAATCTTCCCTCGATAGCTCGTTAGGTGAGAGGCACTGCCCGTCAAAGGCAGCAttgcgggttcgagtcctgtctggAAGTTACAGGACTCAGGACTGTTACCTGATCAAGTCATCATCCTATGGTATATCGAGTAAGTATGTACCTTAATACTACGTGTTGTTGGTACAGCCCAGCATAAACGTAACACTATGGAGTTGTAGAGACACACAGCTGTTGCATATTGCTACGTAGAAAGCGATCGCGAAGAAATGAAAAGCGTTACTCTGAGGACTACATCCCACACTTGTTTCTAAATttctctctaattataacaattgtGCAACTGTTACTCTCCTCTGATTTATTGCAAATGAGATTTAAATGTTCACCTTTCCCTCATGTTCTAAAACACACGAAATAACGCTAAATGTATTCTGCCTTTGTGTTGTGTGTCCAGGGCACGGCGGCAGACACAGCACGGACGCTGGCTATGCTGGG
This window contains:
- the LOC126203660 gene encoding cuticle protein 8-like, producing MAHSQMSAALLLVVVASVCRQSHSWHGHTYAHQTAPVVGPAHPVHVGGHAVDYVAYPKYEFEYGVSDGHTGDHHSQKEHRDGDVVTGEYSLKEADGSVRTVKYHADKSGFHPVVHHSHHGHGGRHSTDAGYAGYAYSNGGY